From the Lathyrus oleraceus cultivar Zhongwan6 chromosome 4, CAAS_Psat_ZW6_1.0, whole genome shotgun sequence genome, one window contains:
- the LOC127137021 gene encoding uncharacterized protein LOC127137021, whose amino-acid sequence MVLVIVSIGFIWAGRVQNSEPRVPKPAQLRYPPRVFQQLILFSHSPVLSLISLIHFISLSTALQILGGLAWSSTNKALIFNGSVTYVFVLKLEVLDLSRNQFQGHISQVNYYNWYHLVYLDFGVLYALF is encoded by the exons TTTCAATTGGGTTTATATGGGCGGGTCGGGTTCAAAATTCTGAACCGCGGGTACCCAAACCCGCCCAATTGAGATACCCTCCTAGGGTTTTCCAGCAGCTCATTCTGTTCTCTCACTCACCTGTTCTCTCACTCATTTcgctcattcatttcatttctCTCTCAACTGCATTGCAGATACT AGGTGGTTTGGCTTGGAGTTCTACCAACAAGGCTCTCATCTTCAAT GGTTCTGTTACATATGTTTTTGTGTTAAAGTTGGAGGTTTTGGACCTTAGCAGAAATCAATTTCAAGGTCACATTTCTCAGGTAAACTACTACAATTGGTATCATTTAGTTTATCTTGATTTTGGAGTTTTATACGCATTATTCTGA